A genome region from Methanobacterium subterraneum includes the following:
- a CDS encoding TRAM domain-containing protein: protein MFGSNYGRDERENSSPISEGEEYDVKIEDLGRDGDGITRIEGFVVFVSGAKVGDEVKIRINSVRRNFGFAEVVE, encoded by the coding sequence ATGTTCGGAAGTAATTACGGAAGAGATGAAAGGGAAAATTCCTCCCCCATCAGTGAAGGGGAAGAATACGATGTTAAAATTGAAGATTTAGGTAGAGATGGTGACGGCATTACCCGTATTGAAGGGTTTGTTGTCTTTGTTTCAGGAGCCAAAGTCGGTGACGAAGTTAAAATCAGAATTAACTCCGTACGCAGGAACTTCGGTTTCGCAGAAGTAGTAGAATAA
- a CDS encoding TRAM domain-containing protein, with product MFGNSYGRDERENSSPISEGEEYDVKIEDLGRDGDGITRIEGFVVFVSGAKVGDEVKIKVNSVRRNFGFAEIVE from the coding sequence ATGTTCGGAAATAGTTACGGAAGAGATGAAAGGGAAAATTCCTCCCCCATCAGTGAAGGGGAAGAATACGATGTTAAAATTGAAGATTTAGGTAGAGATGGTGACGGCATTACCCGTATTGAAGGGTTTGTAGTTTTCGTTTCAGGAGCTAAAGTTGGAGATGAAGTTAAAATCAAAGTTAACTCTGTTAGGAGAAACTTCGGTTTTGCTGAAATAGTAGAATAG
- a CDS encoding ATP-binding cassette domain-containing protein, translating into MNVLETKEVSYKYPDGTPALKDVNFHASKGEIVALLGPNGAGKSTLFLHFNGILRPSSGKIMVEEVPLNYNKKAIMNVRQKVGIVFQNPDDQLFAPTVAEDVAFGPLNIGLEQDEVEKRVTESLERVGMAGFERKPPHHLSGGQKKRVAIAGILAMRPGIMVLDEPTSGLDPKGASQILHILHQLNQEGMTIVISTHDVDLVPLYASQVYIISDGHIIKEGTPQDVFGDVETIRKANLRLPRIAHLMEILQKKDELPFDKPYPLTIGEARRKLLKHL; encoded by the coding sequence ATGAACGTCCTAGAAACTAAAGAAGTGAGTTATAAATATCCCGATGGCACACCAGCCCTTAAAGATGTGAACTTCCATGCATCTAAAGGTGAAATAGTAGCCTTACTGGGTCCTAACGGGGCCGGTAAATCCACCCTCTTTTTACATTTTAACGGAATTTTAAGACCATCATCCGGCAAAATTATGGTGGAGGAAGTTCCCCTCAACTACAATAAGAAGGCTATCATGAATGTCCGGCAGAAAGTGGGTATTGTGTTCCAGAACCCGGATGACCAGCTCTTCGCACCTACAGTTGCCGAAGACGTGGCTTTCGGACCACTGAACATTGGACTCGAACAGGATGAAGTGGAAAAAAGAGTAACTGAATCCCTGGAAAGGGTGGGAATGGCCGGGTTCGAGAGGAAACCACCACACCATTTGAGTGGAGGGCAAAAGAAAAGGGTGGCCATTGCCGGTATACTGGCCATGCGTCCAGGGATAATGGTCCTGGATGAACCCACCAGTGGCCTGGATCCCAAGGGAGCCTCCCAGATCCTGCACATCCTGCACCAGCTCAATCAGGAAGGAATGACTATTGTAATATCCACCCACGATGTTGACTTGGTTCCTCTTTACGCATCCCAGGTTTACATAATCAGTGATGGTCATATAATTAAGGAGGGAACACCACAAGATGTCTTTGGTGATGTGGAAACCATCAGAAAGGCCAATCTCCGCCTACCTCGGATTGCACATCTCATGGAAATACTCCAAAAAAAGGATGAACTCCCCTTTGACAAACCATATCCTTTAACCATTGGAGAAGCCCGGAGAAAGCTTTTAAAACATCTTTAA
- a CDS encoding 4Fe-4S dicluster domain-containing protein has translation MKAWLKFSPTIVNKTVISDLIKNYDVTFNIHKANITPKGGKMLIEISGSEAEEGIKYMEKEGIQLNPIKKVVKKDEDKCMDCGECISLCPVEAIKMGEDWTVELDNQKCIGCGFCTTSCPTKAIKIAD, from the coding sequence ATGAAAGCCTGGCTTAAATTCTCCCCTACTATCGTGAATAAAACTGTGATTTCAGATCTCATCAAAAACTACGATGTGACCTTCAACATCCACAAGGCTAATATCACCCCTAAGGGTGGTAAGATGCTCATTGAAATCAGTGGCAGTGAAGCGGAAGAAGGAATAAAGTACATGGAAAAGGAGGGCATCCAGCTTAACCCCATTAAAAAAGTGGTTAAAAAGGATGAAGATAAATGTATGGATTGTGGCGAATGCATCAGCCTCTGTCCAGTGGAAGCCATTAAAATGGGGGAAGATTGGACTGTGGAACTGGATAACCAGAAATGTATTGGCTGCGGATTCTGCACAACTTCCTGCCCTACCAAGGCCATTAAGATTGCTGATTAA
- a CDS encoding acetoacetate decarboxylase family protein — MFKMQSDFTYLMPVHFGGGKFDSETKIIQKATSLAISYETDQKLLENYIPEGFELLAPEVQVVFSKFTEINWLHGGQYNLINVAAPVHFQGEKDELDGSYTLVVWENKTAPILGGREQTGIPKIFADIEDLHVLKPNYATTVSYEGNTFLNMDFEEEGDISGDDLENLKSAFISQNTLGWRYIPKVGAPGAELSQFVLYPQGVEVERAQAGTGSLKWTEMTPMQNPNQYWIINSLAALPIKKVTQSIMIEGRAILRAMGARVIE, encoded by the coding sequence ATGTTTAAAATGCAAAGCGATTTCACGTATTTAATGCCTGTACATTTTGGTGGGGGTAAGTTCGACTCGGAGACTAAAATCATCCAGAAGGCAACGTCTCTGGCCATCAGTTACGAGACTGACCAGAAACTTCTTGAAAATTACATTCCAGAAGGTTTTGAGTTACTGGCACCGGAAGTTCAGGTTGTTTTCAGTAAATTTACTGAGATAAATTGGTTGCACGGGGGGCAATACAATCTGATTAACGTGGCAGCGCCGGTTCATTTCCAGGGAGAAAAGGATGAACTGGACGGATCCTACACCCTGGTGGTCTGGGAGAATAAAACTGCTCCCATACTGGGGGGAAGGGAACAGACTGGAATTCCAAAGATATTTGCGGATATTGAAGACCTGCATGTTTTAAAACCTAACTATGCCACCACCGTGAGTTACGAGGGTAACACTTTCTTGAACATGGATTTTGAAGAAGAAGGAGATATATCTGGGGATGACTTGGAAAATTTGAAATCCGCATTCATATCCCAAAATACCCTTGGATGGAGATACATTCCCAAGGTTGGAGCTCCTGGGGCAGAGCTAAGTCAGTTTGTACTGTATCCTCAGGGTGTTGAAGTGGAAAGAGCACAGGCTGGTACGGGTAGTCTTAAATGGACTGAAATGACACCCATGCAAAACCCCAATCAGTACTGGATTATTAACAGTCTAGCGGCTTTGCCCATTAAAAAGGTAACCCAGAGTATCATGATAGAAGGAAGAGCAATACTTCGTGCCATGGGGGCCAGAGTAATTGAATGA
- a CDS encoding deoxyhypusine synthase — MNIEPGMTTLQLIEEMGKSGVLGAGRIYRATKLLAELISDEETTIFLSIAGPMVPGGLRKIIRDLIDAGHVDVLISSGANLTHDLLESFGGSHYRDHDETDEELCQMGMGRIGDIYTKSEDFEIFEKKISTILEEIAGKRDQLNIREFITEIGNHVDDPESIIHTANKKNVPIYAPGIIDCMLGLQLWMFTQENQLTLDAAGDMHELSDIVFGSKKVAAVILGGGLPKHYALASNLLTGGVDSAIQVTLDRSEAGSLGGAPLEEAKSWAKAKCESRLVSVIGDATIIFPMMVAGALEMVNKEKGV, encoded by the coding sequence ATGAACATAGAACCGGGAATGACTACCCTACAATTAATAGAGGAAATGGGTAAAAGCGGAGTTCTCGGAGCAGGCAGAATCTACCGGGCCACCAAACTCCTGGCAGAACTCATCAGTGATGAGGAAACCACCATCTTCCTGAGCATTGCCGGACCCATGGTACCCGGCGGTCTCCGAAAAATAATCCGGGACCTGATAGACGCCGGACACGTGGACGTGCTCATAAGCAGCGGCGCCAATCTCACCCACGACCTTCTAGAATCATTCGGGGGTTCACACTACCGTGACCATGATGAAACTGATGAAGAACTCTGCCAGATGGGCATGGGTCGTATCGGAGACATATACACAAAATCCGAGGATTTCGAAATCTTCGAAAAGAAGATCAGCACCATTCTAGAGGAAATCGCCGGTAAAAGGGATCAACTGAATATCCGGGAATTCATCACCGAGATCGGGAACCATGTGGATGACCCGGAATCCATAATCCACACTGCCAACAAGAAAAACGTCCCTATATACGCCCCGGGCATTATAGACTGCATGCTGGGATTGCAGCTGTGGATGTTCACCCAGGAAAACCAGTTAACCCTGGATGCAGCAGGAGACATGCACGAACTATCGGACATAGTCTTCGGATCCAAGAAGGTGGCCGCAGTGATACTGGGAGGAGGACTCCCCAAACATTACGCCCTGGCCTCCAACCTCCTCACCGGCGGTGTAGACTCTGCCATACAGGTAACCCTGGACCGCAGTGAAGCAGGAAGCCTGGGAGGGGCACCCTTAGAAGAAGCCAAATCATGGGCCAAGGCCAAATGTGAATCCCGACTGGTCTCAGTGATTGGGGACGCCACCATAATCTTCCCCATGATGGTTGCCGGAGCCCTGGAAATGGTTAATAAGGAAAAAGGAGTTTAA
- a CDS encoding 4Fe-4S binding protein: MKFWWVRPAIDPEKCNQCLKCQGSCPTHALKKPGTLTKDQRAYIPEFDYEKCINCLCCMEMCPQKAIYHDQSLIYRLISKFSNS, encoded by the coding sequence ATGAAGTTCTGGTGGGTCAGACCAGCCATTGACCCTGAAAAATGCAACCAATGCCTGAAATGTCAGGGAAGCTGCCCCACCCATGCCCTTAAAAAACCAGGAACTTTAACTAAGGATCAGCGGGCTTACATCCCTGAATTTGATTATGAGAAATGTATCAACTGCCTGTGTTGTATGGAAATGTGCCCCCAAAAGGCGATTTACCATGATCAGAGTTTGATTTACAGGCTCATTTCAAAGTTTTCAAATTCATAA
- a CDS encoding SDR family NAD(P)-dependent oxidoreductase — protein MSNSEYYQDKVCIVTGANSGIGYALSEELLKRGAIVYMAGRNPEKVSEAAEQLSEYDDRVHTIIVDVTVQEQVENAINGTVEEAGRLDFLFNNAGVGGTLQFETATMDDWKNIIDVNLWSVIYGVHAAVPIMLEQGSGHIINTSSIAGIVPPPFQALYSLTKYGVTGLTECLRYEYAEKGLHFSTICPANIATPIFKKSIDGTTHDELKIPDDAYPVDKAAKLILDRVAEQKGIIIIPEEPYTDQWHRYILGDKEMEEVMMQMARDRRAAYEKGGNYY, from the coding sequence ATGAGTAATTCTGAGTACTATCAGGATAAAGTATGTATTGTGACCGGTGCAAATTCTGGTATTGGATATGCTTTGAGTGAGGAACTCTTAAAAAGAGGGGCAATAGTTTACATGGCAGGACGTAACCCGGAAAAGGTTTCGGAAGCCGCTGAGCAATTATCAGAATATGATGATCGGGTGCATACCATTATCGTAGACGTTACTGTCCAGGAACAGGTAGAAAATGCCATTAATGGCACTGTAGAGGAAGCTGGCAGGCTGGACTTTTTATTCAACAATGCTGGAGTCGGAGGAACCCTGCAATTTGAGACTGCCACCATGGATGACTGGAAGAATATCATTGATGTTAATCTATGGAGTGTTATTTACGGTGTTCACGCTGCGGTACCCATCATGCTTGAACAGGGATCTGGTCATATCATCAATACCAGTTCTATTGCCGGTATAGTCCCACCACCATTCCAGGCATTATACTCCCTTACCAAATACGGGGTTACTGGCCTCACCGAATGTTTAAGATACGAGTATGCGGAAAAGGGCCTTCACTTTTCAACCATCTGTCCGGCCAACATTGCCACTCCCATCTTTAAAAAATCAATTGATGGCACCACCCATGATGAGTTGAAGATCCCTGATGATGCTTATCCAGTTGATAAAGCAGCAAAACTTATCCTTGACCGCGTGGCAGAGCAGAAGGGTATCATCATCATTCCTGAAGAACCCTACACTGATCAGTGGCATAGATATATCCTGGGAGATAAGGAAATGGAAGAGGTTATGATGCAAATGGCACGTGATCGTAGGGCTGCCTATGAAAAAGGTGGAAATTATTACTGA
- the pyrF gene encoding orotidine-5'-phosphate decarboxylase → MEVKNKIILALDVPTTRKAIEIMDNLSDNLNTVKIGYPLVLAEGLESVTRIKEEYGCRVICDFKVADIPATNEKIADATFKAGADALIVHGFVGEDSAASCLETATKHGGEIFLLTEMSHPGAAQFLQPVSMDIARMGVKMGIHNYVGPSTRLDRLKKIRNIIGEDSFLISPGVGVQGGDPQDTLEFANAIIVGRSIYLDNDPVNALNSIIDSIEL, encoded by the coding sequence ATGGAGGTTAAAAACAAAATCATCCTGGCCCTGGATGTTCCCACCACTAGAAAAGCCATAGAAATAATGGATAATCTTTCAGATAACCTGAACACAGTTAAGATTGGTTATCCCCTGGTCTTAGCTGAAGGATTGGAATCTGTAACCCGGATTAAAGAAGAGTATGGTTGTAGGGTGATCTGTGACTTTAAAGTGGCGGACATACCAGCCACCAATGAGAAGATTGCTGATGCGACATTCAAGGCTGGTGCCGATGCCCTTATCGTACATGGATTTGTAGGGGAGGACAGTGCAGCCAGCTGTCTTGAAACTGCCACCAAACACGGTGGGGAGATCTTTCTACTCACTGAAATGTCACATCCCGGTGCAGCCCAGTTCCTGCAACCAGTTTCCATGGACATAGCCCGCATGGGTGTAAAGATGGGTATCCATAACTACGTTGGTCCTTCTACCCGTCTGGACCGTCTGAAGAAAATAAGAAATATCATTGGTGAAGACTCATTCCTCATATCCCCCGGTGTGGGTGTGCAAGGAGGAGATCCCCAGGATACTCTGGAATTTGCCAACGCAATTATTGTGGGCCGGAGCATATACCTAGACAATGACCCCGTAAATGCCCTTAATTCCATCATAGATTCTATTGAACTTTAA
- a CDS encoding energy-coupling factor ABC transporter substrate-binding protein: MDSKYYIVLLALVAIIAILPLAMYSGMGEDEGYFGGADTSAGTVVEETGYEPWFNSFWEPPSGEIESLLFALQAAIGAIIIGYILGYFQGQAKERKRIEKEIKAESKSDLKHEN, translated from the coding sequence ATGGATAGTAAATACTACATCGTCTTACTGGCCCTGGTTGCCATAATTGCAATTCTCCCTCTGGCCATGTACAGTGGGATGGGTGAAGATGAGGGTTACTTCGGTGGGGCTGACACTTCTGCCGGTACTGTAGTGGAAGAAACTGGATACGAACCATGGTTCAACTCTTTCTGGGAACCACCCAGTGGTGAAATTGAAAGCCTCCTTTTTGCACTTCAAGCAGCCATAGGGGCTATAATAATTGGTTATATCCTGGGGTACTTCCAGGGTCAAGCTAAAGAGCGTAAGAGAATCGAAAAAGAAATTAAAGCAGAGTCCAAATCTGATTTGAAACATGAAAATTAA
- the cbiM gene encoding cobalt ECF transporter S component CbiM, with protein MHIMEGFLPWQWCLLWYIISLPVVAYGVVQIKKITDKHPESKPLLAVSGAFVFVLSSLKLPSVTGSCSHPTGTGLGAVLFGPAVASVLGAIVLVFQALLLAHGGLTTLGANIFSMGIVGPMVAWLVYKGVQKAGWSPLIGVFLAASLADLMTYVTTAIQLSLAFPVPSFAVAFNNFMWIFAITQIPLAIAEGLLTVVIFDYIMKLRPDILENLKVIGPKIKEKVQAVV; from the coding sequence ATGCATATTATGGAAGGTTTCCTGCCCTGGCAATGGTGCCTGTTATGGTACATAATATCCCTGCCAGTGGTGGCTTATGGAGTAGTACAAATCAAAAAGATAACTGATAAACATCCAGAATCAAAACCATTATTGGCAGTTTCAGGAGCATTTGTTTTTGTTTTATCATCGTTAAAACTACCTTCAGTAACTGGTAGTTGTTCTCATCCCACTGGTACTGGTTTAGGGGCAGTTCTCTTTGGACCGGCTGTAGCCAGTGTTTTGGGAGCTATAGTCCTGGTTTTCCAGGCCCTGCTTCTGGCTCACGGTGGTCTCACCACTTTAGGTGCTAACATATTCTCCATGGGAATTGTAGGGCCAATGGTGGCCTGGTTGGTTTATAAAGGTGTACAGAAAGCAGGATGGTCTCCACTCATCGGTGTGTTCCTGGCAGCATCCCTGGCTGATCTCATGACCTATGTAACCACAGCCATCCAGCTATCCCTGGCATTCCCTGTACCCAGTTTTGCAGTGGCTTTCAACAACTTCATGTGGATCTTCGCCATCACTCAGATACCACTGGCCATAGCTGAAGGGCTGTTAACTGTGGTGATATTCGATTACATCATGAAACTTCGACCGGATATCCTGGAGAACTTGAAAGTAATTGGTCCTAAAATAAAGGAAAAAGTGCAGGCGGTGGTCTAA
- a CDS encoding CBS domain-containing protein, producing MLTSVQKEILQSLINLYRNSEGMSVKGEEIADIMNRNPGTIRNQMQSLRSLGLVKGVPGPRGGYKPTIKAYHTLNIQDTDKKSMVPIYKGGKLVKDISVAKIEFTSIPHPGECEAAIKAVGNIKILDLGDKIRVGPTPVNKLVVDGVVVGRDDMDNILLLDTTGIRSIPKRKVMEVATPNPITLDGLTTIRDAARVLSTKGIEGAPVMDDGEIMGMVTLSDISKALAESREDMKVVDIMTKNAITVSEDVVIADAIEIMNKNQIGRLIVVDKPGNVIGIVTRTDLLDKIAGLK from the coding sequence ATGCTCACATCAGTTCAGAAAGAAATACTCCAGAGTCTCATAAACCTATACCGCAATTCAGAAGGCATGTCTGTAAAAGGAGAGGAAATAGCGGATATAATGAACCGTAATCCCGGAACCATCCGTAATCAGATGCAGTCCCTTCGTAGTTTGGGGTTGGTTAAAGGAGTACCCGGACCTAGGGGAGGCTACAAACCAACTATCAAAGCTTACCATACATTAAATATTCAGGACACGGATAAAAAGAGCATGGTACCCATCTATAAAGGTGGAAAACTGGTAAAAGATATATCAGTGGCTAAAATTGAGTTCACCAGTATCCCTCACCCGGGGGAATGTGAAGCCGCCATTAAAGCAGTGGGGAACATTAAAATCCTGGATCTGGGGGATAAAATCCGTGTGGGTCCTACACCAGTAAATAAACTGGTAGTAGACGGTGTGGTGGTTGGAAGGGATGATATGGACAATATACTTCTCCTGGACACCACTGGGATCCGCAGCATCCCCAAAAGGAAAGTAATGGAAGTAGCCACACCCAACCCCATAACCCTGGATGGATTAACCACAATCAGAGACGCAGCTCGGGTTTTATCCACAAAAGGCATAGAAGGAGCTCCAGTAATGGATGATGGGGAAATCATGGGTATGGTAACCCTCTCAGACATCAGCAAAGCACTGGCAGAATCCCGTGAAGATATGAAAGTGGTGGATATAATGACCAAAAACGCCATCACTGTGAGCGAAGATGTGGTCATCGCCGACGCCATTGAAATCATGAACAAAAACCAGATCGGCCGCTTAATCGTAGTGGATAAACCTGGAAATGTGATCGGAATCGTCACCCGCACTGATCTACTGGATAAAATCGCTGGATTGAAATAA
- a CDS encoding homocysteine biosynthesis protein, with translation MKTIEEINQKIKDGDAVVVTAGEMTRIVQENGAGEAAREVDVVTTGTFGAMCSSGAFFNFGHSDPPIKMSRTYLNGVEAYSGLAAVDAYLGATQPHRNPDIGLDYGGAHLLEDLIRGKEVELVAEAYGTDCYPRTDVHTFLSLEDLNQAVMVNPRNCYQNYAAATNSTEETLYTYMGTLLPQMGNVSFSSAGELSPLLNDPFFQTIGMGTRIFLCGSQGYIIGEGTQHATEGERKNGVPVDSSGTLMLKGDMKKMDAEYVRGATMHKYGPTLYVGAGIPIPVLNEDIAQRTGVSDQDISCNIYDYGVPRRSRPAVRETNYQELRTGKIEINGNEVQTSPLSSFKKALQVAEELKKWIDRGEFFLTSPVKSLPSSGCTVKPLQIKRPSIMVRDLKIKPVITARAEEAISGVARKMVDNNVNHLPVVDHADRLMGIVTSWDIAHAVAKDSRKLTEVMTKKVIVAMEDEPVELIARRIDKHEISGVPIVDRENRVKGMITAEDISRLICSQNNKEGGSK, from the coding sequence GTGAAGACCATAGAGGAAATAAACCAAAAAATTAAAGACGGGGACGCAGTAGTGGTTACTGCGGGTGAGATGACCCGTATAGTGCAGGAAAATGGTGCAGGAGAAGCTGCAAGAGAGGTGGATGTTGTTACCACCGGAACATTCGGTGCTATGTGTTCCTCTGGCGCATTTTTCAACTTTGGACATTCAGATCCACCCATTAAGATGAGTCGCACCTACCTGAATGGTGTAGAAGCCTACTCTGGTCTGGCTGCTGTGGACGCCTATCTTGGAGCCACACAGCCACACCGTAACCCAGATATAGGTTTGGATTATGGAGGTGCCCATTTGCTGGAGGATCTTATCAGGGGTAAAGAGGTTGAACTGGTGGCAGAGGCCTACGGAACTGATTGTTATCCCCGTACTGATGTTCATACATTCCTCAGTCTGGAAGACCTTAACCAGGCAGTGATGGTTAACCCCAGAAACTGTTACCAGAACTACGCTGCAGCTACCAACTCCACTGAGGAAACCCTTTACACTTACATGGGCACTCTCCTACCCCAGATGGGTAATGTGAGTTTTTCCAGTGCCGGGGAACTCAGCCCTCTCCTAAATGATCCCTTCTTCCAGACCATTGGAATGGGCACCAGGATATTCCTGTGCGGAAGTCAGGGTTATATCATAGGTGAGGGAACCCAACACGCCACAGAGGGGGAACGGAAAAACGGTGTTCCTGTAGATTCATCCGGGACACTGATGCTCAAGGGTGATATGAAGAAGATGGATGCAGAGTATGTCCGGGGAGCTACCATGCACAAGTACGGGCCCACCCTATATGTGGGTGCCGGTATCCCCATTCCAGTTTTAAATGAGGATATTGCACAGCGAACTGGTGTCAGTGATCAGGATATATCATGCAATATTTATGATTACGGTGTTCCTCGCCGGAGCCGCCCTGCAGTGAGGGAAACCAACTATCAGGAGCTTAGAACCGGGAAGATTGAAATCAATGGTAATGAAGTGCAAACATCCCCACTTTCCTCCTTCAAAAAGGCATTGCAGGTGGCTGAAGAGCTTAAAAAATGGATTGATAGGGGTGAATTCTTTTTAACCAGTCCGGTTAAAAGTCTCCCCTCATCAGGATGCACAGTGAAACCCTTACAGATTAAACGACCATCCATTATGGTACGGGATCTGAAAATCAAACCAGTGATCACTGCCCGGGCAGAAGAAGCCATTTCTGGTGTGGCCCGGAAGATGGTGGATAACAACGTCAACCATTTGCCAGTGGTGGACCATGCAGACCGGCTCATGGGTATTGTGACTAGCTGGGATATTGCCCATGCTGTGGCCAAGGACAGTCGAAAACTCACCGAGGTAATGACCAAGAAGGTGATTGTGGCCATGGAAGATGAGCCAGTGGAGTTAATTGCCCGGCGCATTGATAAACACGAAATATCAGGTGTGCCCATAGTTGACCGGGAAAACCGGGTTAAGGGTATGATTACTGCTGAGGATATTTCCAGACTAATTTGTTCCCAGAATAACAAGGAAGGTGGTTCTAAATGA
- a CDS encoding LPO_1073/Vpar_1526 family protein: MTIDPFTSSVIGGAIGGFSQEIVRRSWSYGEKWLKNYFKDHNPQAQQKANANGLDFMVELGNRLQILEDKINDDEEMKKCMEHALSDPDFSAILYKAFISSARTSSKEKHKLLAQIVSSRLQAEEDSLKAIVYSMGVDAVPHLSLKHLRILGIMGFFMYISKKIKIPKLSEEEADKWWTKCLLDNLSQLTPIGNVGEIDVNHLSSVSCIIPPSNTIIVGHSAYLTHLGHKENLKSWHSGEFTSTYTGQEIHNMWQPIADARLTSVGLLIGISVYGDLSGNKVDVDEYLNMD, encoded by the coding sequence ATGACAATAGATCCTTTTACTTCATCTGTAATTGGTGGAGCTATTGGTGGTTTTTCTCAAGAAATCGTGAGAAGGTCATGGAGTTATGGAGAAAAATGGCTTAAAAATTATTTCAAAGACCATAATCCTCAAGCACAACAAAAAGCTAATGCAAATGGCCTCGATTTTATGGTAGAGTTAGGTAATAGACTTCAAATACTTGAAGATAAGATAAATGATGATGAAGAGATGAAAAAATGCATGGAACATGCACTTTCAGACCCTGATTTTTCTGCAATTTTATATAAAGCATTTATATCATCTGCAAGAACTTCTTCTAAAGAAAAACACAAACTATTAGCACAAATAGTTTCAAGTAGGCTTCAAGCAGAAGAAGATTCATTAAAAGCCATAGTTTATAGTATGGGTGTTGATGCTGTTCCACACCTTTCCCTTAAACATCTGCGAATATTAGGAATTATGGGTTTTTTTATGTATATTTCAAAGAAAATAAAAATACCCAAATTATCTGAAGAAGAAGCCGATAAGTGGTGGACTAAATGTCTTTTAGATAATCTCTCACAATTGACTCCAATTGGAAATGTAGGTGAAATTGATGTTAATCATCTATCTTCTGTTTCTTGTATAATTCCACCTTCTAATACGATTATTGTAGGACATAGTGCTTATTTGACACATTTAGGCCATAAAGAAAATTTAAAGAGTTGGCATTCTGGGGAATTTACGAGTACTTATACTGGTCAAGAAATCCATAATATGTGGCAACCTATTGCAGATGCGCGTTTAACTTCAGTTGGTTTATTAATTGGTATTTCTGTATATGGAGATTTATCTGGGAATAAAGTTGATGTTGACGAATATTTGAATATGGATTAA
- the cbiQ gene encoding cobalt ECF transporter T component CbiQ, with amino-acid sequence MFENTLDNYAHSNGLKDMNTFFKVLFAISTMLVSLISTSPAVPLLVTFLMSALIIFQAKIPWKFYLKFLAIPFTFGFLSFIFMSLFFGVGAHILDLGIFNLAVTEDGFNLGLLVFSRVMGGFTCMAFLALTIPMTELFSELERFRIPQIVTEIAMLMYRYIFLFLDEGINMYHAQETRLGYSSYRKSFKSLGMLGSNLFIRTWVKGEQAHIAMESRGYNGSMRTLKPPESIRSIGILNLALLVSFEVFLLIGVYFTWNMRII; translated from the coding sequence ATGTTTGAAAACACACTGGATAACTACGCACATTCCAATGGCCTTAAAGATATGAATACCTTCTTTAAGGTTTTGTTTGCAATTTCAACCATGCTAGTGAGCCTGATATCAACATCACCCGCAGTACCTTTACTGGTAACTTTCCTCATGTCTGCTTTAATCATCTTCCAGGCTAAAATCCCCTGGAAGTTCTATCTTAAATTTTTAGCCATACCCTTCACTTTTGGATTTTTATCTTTCATTTTCATGTCCCTATTTTTTGGAGTGGGTGCTCATATACTGGATCTGGGAATATTCAACCTGGCAGTTACCGAGGATGGTTTCAACCTGGGACTATTGGTTTTTTCCCGTGTAATGGGTGGTTTCACCTGCATGGCCTTTTTAGCCCTAACCATACCCATGACTGAACTTTTCAGTGAACTGGAACGCTTCCGGATCCCACAGATAGTCACAGAAATAGCCATGTTAATGTACCGTTACATATTCCTATTCCTTGATGAGGGTATTAACATGTACCACGCCCAGGAAACACGTTTAGGCTATTCATCCTACCGGAAATCCTTCAAATCCCTGGGGATGTTGGGGAGCAACCTGTTCATAAGAACCTGGGTTAAGGGTGAACAGGCCCATATTGCCATGGAATCAAGGGGTTACAATGGTTCCATGAGAACACTTAAACCACCGGAAAGCATACGAAGCATAGGAATCCTCAATCTGGCATTACTGGTTTCTTTTGAAGTGTTCCTGCTTATTGGCGTATATTTCACCTGGAACATGAGAATAATTTAG